One part of the Bdellovibrio sp. KM01 genome encodes these proteins:
- a CDS encoding ABC transporter ATP-binding protein — protein MNNDNFMNEDLVKTKVTYPVLFKRLWPYARREKVLLFAAIFAVFGGALVARLVPALIGYAIDHGVKGKNYELFTQVAFAYLGLEILRTCFSFSNNMLFQLFGNRMLFHLREDLMNHVQRLPLQFFNKTPTGRIVTRLTNDVASLGELFTEGVITVFTQFVVICSVVVALALISWKLTLISLFLAPVFIGASFYLSNKIRAILHEQKKKLSVINAFLAENLNGIKVVQLYNRIRRNRDRFSNLSTDYRDTNMRSIYAYAMMQPIMNLFNAVTITSALYFGGLMSAENSIAIGSLVAFLMNIQDFIPPLREILEKYQQFQNSLTSAERIFTLMDEHKEYELDSLQKTDLVRGDIEIRNLNFRYEENLPLVLKNVNLHFQPGESIALVGRTGSGKSTFISLLQRFYDAPEKSIFIDSLPIERIAREEIRHHVGVVQQDNFIFRGTIRGNIGLGDPKVSDEQIQKACEKTGYMGLLTRTGRDLNSPVDERGANLSVGERQLIAFARILAFNPDILILDEATANIDSESEHIIQEATREITKGRTSIIIAHRLSTIEQCDRIVVLNQGEVMEVGSHQELMAAQGMYYQFASAGAKSPLIEDSEAPKMEVAEKS, from the coding sequence ATGAATAATGATAACTTCATGAATGAAGACTTGGTTAAAACCAAAGTCACTTATCCGGTTCTGTTTAAAAGACTGTGGCCCTATGCCCGTCGTGAAAAGGTTTTGTTATTCGCTGCGATCTTTGCAGTCTTTGGCGGAGCTTTGGTGGCCCGTCTGGTGCCAGCTTTGATCGGATATGCGATCGATCATGGTGTGAAGGGCAAGAACTATGAGCTTTTCACTCAGGTGGCTTTTGCCTATTTGGGACTTGAAATCCTGCGCACGTGTTTTTCCTTTTCTAACAATATGCTTTTCCAATTGTTTGGTAATCGCATGCTGTTTCATTTGCGCGAAGACTTAATGAACCACGTACAAAGATTGCCTCTGCAATTCTTTAATAAAACTCCCACGGGACGCATCGTCACTCGTCTTACGAATGATGTCGCCTCCTTAGGTGAGCTTTTCACGGAAGGCGTGATCACGGTCTTTACTCAGTTCGTAGTGATTTGTTCAGTCGTTGTGGCGTTGGCACTGATTTCCTGGAAGCTGACTTTAATTTCCTTGTTCTTGGCTCCGGTCTTTATTGGGGCTTCGTTTTACTTAAGCAATAAAATCCGCGCTATCTTGCACGAACAGAAAAAGAAACTGTCGGTGATTAACGCTTTCTTGGCAGAGAACTTAAATGGGATCAAAGTTGTACAATTATACAACCGCATCCGTCGCAACCGTGATCGCTTCTCGAATCTTTCCACAGATTATCGCGATACGAATATGCGTTCGATCTATGCCTATGCGATGATGCAGCCGATTATGAATCTGTTCAATGCAGTAACGATCACATCGGCCCTTTATTTCGGCGGCTTGATGAGTGCGGAAAATTCCATCGCGATTGGTTCCTTGGTGGCGTTCTTGATGAACATTCAAGACTTCATCCCACCTTTGCGCGAAATCCTGGAGAAGTATCAACAATTCCAAAACTCACTAACCAGCGCAGAACGTATCTTCACGCTGATGGATGAGCACAAAGAATACGAATTGGATTCTTTGCAGAAAACAGACCTGGTTCGTGGTGACATTGAAATTCGCAATTTGAATTTCCGCTATGAAGAAAACCTGCCGTTGGTACTTAAGAACGTGAACCTGCACTTCCAACCTGGCGAATCCATTGCTTTGGTGGGTCGCACCGGGAGTGGCAAATCCACGTTTATTTCCCTGCTTCAGCGTTTCTATGATGCCCCCGAAAAATCGATTTTTATCGATAGCTTGCCAATTGAAAGAATCGCGCGCGAAGAAATTCGCCATCATGTGGGCGTCGTGCAACAGGATAACTTTATTTTCCGGGGAACGATTCGCGGTAATATCGGCCTGGGCGATCCAAAGGTGTCAGACGAGCAAATCCAAAAAGCCTGCGAGAAAACCGGCTATATGGGTCTATTGACTCGCACAGGACGCGATTTAAACAGCCCGGTGGATGAACGTGGCGCCAATCTTTCTGTCGGCGAACGCCAGCTCATCGCTTTTGCGCGCATCTTGGCTTTCAATCCCGACATTTTGATTTTGGATGAGGCGACAGCGAATATCGATTCTGAAAGCGAACACATCATCCAGGAAGCGACTCGCGAGATAACCAAAGGTCGTACCAGCATTATCATTGCTCACCGTCTGTCGACGATTGAACAATGTGATCGAATCGTTGTCTTGAACCAAGGCGAAGTCATGGAAGTGGGCTCTCATCAGGAATTGATGGCGGCTCAAGGTATGTACTATCAATTTGCTTCGGCGGGAGCCAAGTCACCTTTGATCGAAGATTCCGAGGCCCCTAAAATGGAAGTGGCAGAAAAGTCTTAG
- a CDS encoding ABC transporter ATP-binding protein yields MQPSENALLFKRPLLFYIKNNPRAFSLGMLFLLFTNALDGIYPLVMKQIIDSIEARAPMSEITKTCMIFALVMASLAATRLGWRAFFGKFHTYAAEDIRRRIFNHLTSLGPNFFHKNQVGELMSLLTNDVQSFRQAIGPGLLILADGVIIIAIVFPIMVMMNWSWTWKVLIFLPLVPLMIWKVMKLIHTNYKIQQDRFSELTGVAQETVGGIRVIKSFSQEHNRTQLFNGVSAAFEKACNKVAKVDSLFVPVMEFGVTSGSVILLFVAKDDLYAGTVTIGTFFAFHRYIQKMVWPMTALGMGFSMMQKGYASFDRIKDVLKTDTDIPDNGKIEITRFEKLEFRNVSYKHQSSTVYALKNVSFTLKAGESLGIMGPVGAGKTTLLHLLTRLYPLTEGEIFVNGHAIEDITQESLRKTFLLVPQEAFLFSESISENVSFGLSERASDQDILRMTETVDLTREIQSLPHQFESQLGERGVNLSGGQKQRLTIARGLIMKTPVLILDDSLSAVDTRTEKAIENELGKDKGSMSRIIVAHRLSSLKTVDRLLILRDGEVEALGTYQEVLKVSPTFQKTVSIQGQEVNHE; encoded by the coding sequence ATGCAGCCCTCAGAAAACGCTCTTCTTTTTAAACGCCCTCTTTTATTTTACATAAAAAACAATCCCCGCGCTTTTAGCTTAGGGATGCTGTTTTTGCTTTTCACGAATGCACTGGACGGGATTTATCCCTTAGTGATGAAACAAATCATCGACAGCATTGAAGCCCGCGCACCGATGAGTGAAATCACCAAGACATGTATGATCTTTGCTTTGGTCATGGCAAGCCTGGCAGCCACTCGATTGGGATGGCGTGCGTTCTTTGGTAAGTTCCACACTTATGCGGCAGAAGATATTCGCCGTCGTATTTTCAATCACCTGACTTCATTAGGTCCCAATTTTTTCCATAAAAATCAGGTGGGCGAATTGATGAGTCTTTTGACGAATGACGTGCAGTCTTTCCGTCAGGCGATCGGACCGGGCCTTTTGATTCTGGCAGACGGTGTGATTATCATCGCGATCGTATTCCCAATCATGGTGATGATGAACTGGTCTTGGACTTGGAAGGTTTTGATCTTCCTACCACTGGTTCCCTTGATGATCTGGAAAGTGATGAAACTGATTCACACGAATTACAAAATTCAACAAGATCGCTTCTCCGAACTTACTGGTGTTGCCCAGGAAACTGTCGGCGGCATCCGTGTGATCAAAAGTTTTTCCCAGGAACACAACCGCACTCAATTATTTAACGGCGTCAGTGCTGCTTTTGAAAAAGCCTGCAACAAAGTGGCCAAAGTGGACTCCCTGTTCGTTCCGGTGATGGAGTTCGGTGTGACCTCGGGAAGCGTCATCCTGCTCTTTGTCGCGAAAGACGACCTGTATGCCGGGACAGTCACAATCGGGACGTTCTTTGCCTTTCATCGCTATATTCAAAAAATGGTCTGGCCGATGACGGCACTGGGTATGGGCTTTTCGATGATGCAAAAAGGCTATGCCTCTTTTGACCGTATCAAAGATGTTTTGAAAACGGATACTGACATCCCTGATAACGGAAAAATTGAAATCACACGTTTTGAGAAATTGGAATTCAGAAATGTTTCCTACAAACATCAAAGCAGCACTGTATATGCTTTGAAAAATGTATCCTTCACCCTTAAAGCCGGCGAAAGCCTGGGCATCATGGGTCCGGTAGGGGCAGGTAAAACAACTTTGTTGCACCTGCTGACGCGTCTTTACCCATTAACTGAGGGTGAAATTTTCGTGAACGGTCACGCGATTGAAGACATCACACAGGAGTCTTTGCGCAAAACCTTTTTGTTGGTTCCTCAGGAGGCCTTCCTGTTCAGCGAAAGCATTTCTGAAAACGTAAGCTTCGGTTTATCCGAGCGCGCATCAGACCAGGATATCCTGCGCATGACCGAAACCGTGGATTTAACTCGCGAGATTCAGTCACTCCCCCATCAGTTTGAATCCCAGTTGGGCGAGCGTGGTGTAAATTTATCCGGTGGCCAAAAACAGCGTCTGACCATCGCCCGAGGCTTGATTATGAAAACCCCGGTTTTGATTTTGGATGACTCGTTAAGTGCCGTGGATACCCGCACCGAAAAAGCGATCGAAAATGAACTGGGCAAAGACAAAGGTTCAATGAGCCGAATCATCGTAGCTCACCGCCTGTCTTCGCTTAAAACCGTCGACCGTCTGTTGATCCTTCGAGATGGCGAAGTGGAAGCTCTGGGAACTTACCAAGAAGTTCTAAAGGTCAGCCCGACATTCCAAAAAACCGTCAGCATTCAAGGTCAGGAGGTGAATCATGAATAA